A portion of the Gossypium arboreum isolate Shixiya-1 chromosome 8, ASM2569848v2, whole genome shotgun sequence genome contains these proteins:
- the LOC108468783 gene encoding putative expansin-B2, translating into MAFTTLGNMCSLLAFGVTFSVLFNGCFGFYPKLLNVSLAASEYAWSPAGATWYGSPTGAGSDGGSCGYGGSVSQAPFSSLVSAGGPSLYKSGKGCGACYEVKCTSNSACSGNPATVVITDECPACVSESVHFDLSGTSFGAMAKSGQAEKLRDAGVLQIQYRKVECNYPGTTIAFHVDAGSNPNYFATLIEYEDGDGDLASVDLKQALDSDTWQPMQQSWGAVWKLDAGSRLRAPFSIKLTSLDSRNTIVATGVIPAGWEPGKTYRSVVNFKV; encoded by the exons ATGGCTTTCACTACTCTTGGAAACATGTGCTCCCTCTTAGCTTTTGGAGTCACATTTTCAGTTTTATTTAACGGTTGCTTTGGATTCTACCCTAAGCTCCTTAATGTCTCATTGGCAGCATCTGAGTATGCTTGGTCCCCAGCCGGCGCTACATGGTATGGCAGCCCCACAGGGGCTGGAAGTGATG GTGGATCTTGTGGCTATGGAGGAAGTGTGTCGCAAGCTCCATTTTCGTCATTGGTATCGGCTGGAGGACCTTCTCTGTACAAATCTGGCAAAGGATGCGGTGCCTGTTATGAG GTAAAATGCACGAGTAATTCAGCCTGTTCGGGAAACCCTGCGACCGTAGTAATCACAGATGAATGCCCCGCCTGTGTTTCAGAGTCGGTTCATTTCGATTTAAGTGGTACTTCTTTTGGTGCCATGGCTAAGTCTGGTCAGGCTGAGAAGCTCCGTGATGCTGGGGTCTTGCAAATTCAATATAGAAA AGTTGAATGTAACTATCCTGGAACGACCATTGCATTCCACGTCGATGCGGGTTCCAACCCTAACTATTTCGCCACCCTAATTGAATACGAAGATGGAGATGGTGACCTTGCCTCGGTTGACCTGAAACAGGCGCTTGACTCTGACACCTGGCAACCCATGCAACAATCCTGGGGTGCTGTCTGGAAACTCGACGCCGGTTCCCGGTTGCGGGCACCCTTCTCTATCAAGCTAACCTCACTCGACTCTCGCAACACCATTGTGGCCACCGGTGTGATTCCGGCGGGATGGGAGCCTGGGAAAACCTATAGATCAGTTGTTAATTTTAAAGTCTAA
- the LOC108468784 gene encoding tetraspanin-7-like has protein sequence MSSFNLTNDSLLGILNIIKFLFSITILLIGILLSENAALTDCDRFFYKPLIWFGVFLLLVSVTGFIGACFYDHLPRMLWVYHVLMFLLIVAGIIFTIFAFAVTNKGGGRLLHGAGYKVYRLGDYSNWLQNRVNNNRNWNKIKTCLVESKVCSDLYSKYWDVSFNKFHQKPLNPIQTGCCKPPNGCGFTYVNPTRWVEDNWQVYCENPDCKAWENDQNILCYNCESCKAGVLDNIKHSWKKVRWFYVICQMLLIIMYAVGCFAFRNKLIDES, from the exons ATGTCATCTTTCAATCTTACCAACGACTCACTTCTGGGGATCCTTAACATCATAAAATTcttgttctcaatcactatcctCTTGATCGGAATCTTGCTAAGCGAAAATGCCGCCTTAACGGACTGCGACCGTTTCTTCTACAAGCCGCTTATCTGGTTCGGAGTCTTTCTTCTGCTTGTCTCTGTGACAGGCTTTATCGGGGCCTGCTTCTACGACCACTTGCCACGCATGCTCTGGGTCTACCAcgtcctcatgtttctcctcatTGTAGCCGGCATCATTTTCACTATTTTCGCTTTTGCGGTGACTAATAAAGGTGGTGGTCGGTTGTTACACGGTGCTGGATATAAAGTGTACAGGCTGGGAGATTACTCTAACTGGCTTCAAAATCGAGTTAACAACAACAGGAATTGGAATAAGATCAAGACCTGTTTGGTTGAATCCAAGGTTTGCAGTGATTTATATTCCAAGTATTGGGATGTTAGTTTCAACAAATTCCATCAAAAGCCCTTGAATCCTATTCAG ACTGGTTGTTGTAAGCCGCCAAACGGATGTGGGTTTACGTACGTGAATCCAACACGTTGGGTGGAGGACAACTGGCAAGTGTATTGTGAAAATCCTGATTGCAAGGCATGGGAAAATGATCAAAATATACTATGCTACAATTGCGAATCGTGCAAGGCAGGGGTTTTAGACAACATCAAGCATTCGTGGAAGAAGGTTCGGTGGTTTTACGTCATATGCCAGATGTTGCTCATCATTATGTATGCAGTTGGTTGCTTTGCTTTCAGAAACAAATTGATCGATGAGAGTTGA